In the Elusimicrobiota bacterium genome, one interval contains:
- the rsmD gene encoding 16S rRNA (guanine(966)-N(2))-methyltransferase RsmD — protein MLRIIAGKYIRRQLKTLPGLEVRPILSRIKKSLFDIMTPKLRGAMFLDLYAGSGSVGIEALSRGAKKAVFVDNNRRSVRIITQNLQLCGIRVPEEAEVLPRTVDPRLFIPYEFNIIFAGTPYHDDTGAFVKLGVNTVEIISVLKIFRPGAWVIVQHHDTEKLPGSVGTLALFRSERYGDTVLDFYRA, from the coding sequence CGCATAATCGCAGGGAAATATATACGACGGCAATTGAAGACTTTGCCTGGGCTTGAAGTCCGGCCGATACTTTCACGTATAAAAAAATCGTTGTTCGATATTATGACGCCGAAACTGCGCGGTGCAATGTTTCTTGACCTCTATGCCGGTAGCGGGAGTGTGGGGATTGAAGCGTTATCCCGGGGTGCAAAAAAAGCTGTGTTTGTAGATAATAACCGCCGGTCTGTGCGAATAATTACACAGAATCTTCAACTTTGCGGGATAAGGGTTCCAGAAGAAGCTGAAGTTTTACCGCGGACGGTTGACCCTAGGTTGTTTATTCCATATGAATTTAACATAATTTTTGCCGGGACGCCGTATCATGATGATACCGGCGCGTTTGTTAAACTTGGAGTGAATACCGTGGAGATAATATCCGTGCTAAAAATATTTCGTCCCGGTGCGTGGGTCATAGTTCAGCATCATGATACTGAAAAATTACCTGGTTCTGTTGGAACCCTGGCATTGTTCCGGTCTGAACGTTATGGTGATACCGTTCTTGACTTTTATCGTGCCTAG